One Glycine soja cultivar W05 chromosome 2, ASM419377v2, whole genome shotgun sequence genomic region harbors:
- the LOC114369425 gene encoding toll/interleukin-1 receptor-like protein: MECSSSSSSSTTSQKHEVFINFRSEDTRKTFTSHLNGALERVDIKTYVDNNNLERGEEIPITLVRAIEEAKLSVIVFSKNYADSKWCLDELLKILECGRTKRHIIVPVFYDIDPSDVRNQRGSYAEAFVNHERNFDEKKVLEWRNGLVEAANYAGWDCYNKVTRTEYEIVEDFTKDVLEKLNRTNVSDLDRQITKMEQLAELQRQFYESISTFENMLNRDATIQRVTELKMERSIRMLRLTPDMLSYMENSNDNNKSVFENMF; encoded by the exons atggaATGTtcatcttcctcctcctccagtACTACTTCACAAAAGCACGAGGTGTTCATAAACTTCAGAAGTGAGGACACGCGCAAGACATTCACAAGCCATCTTAATGGTGCTTTGGAAAGAGTAGATATCAAAACATACGTAGATAACAATAACCTTGAGAGAGGAGAGGAAATACCCATAACCCTTGTTAGGGCTATTGAGGAAGCAAAGCTCTCCGTCATTGTTTTCTCCAAAAACTATGCGGATTCTAAGTGGTGTTTGGATGAGCTCCTGAAAATACTTGAGTGTGGAAGGACCAAAAGGCATATTATAGTGCCCGTTTTCTATGATATAGATCCTTCCGATGTAAGGAATCAGAGAGGAAGCtatgctgaggcatttgttaaTCATGAGCGAAATTTTGATGAAAAGAAGGTGCTAGAATGGAGGAATGGTTTGGTTGAAGCAGCCAACTATGCTGGTTGGGATTGCTACAACAAGGTCACCAG GACAGAATATGAAATTGTTGAGGACTTTACCAAGGATGTGCTAGAAAAGTTGAATCGTACCAACGTCAGTGACCTGGATCGCCAGATCACTAAAATGGAGCAACTTGCAGAACTTCAGCGTCAATTTTATGAGAGTATAAGTACTTTTGAAAATATGCTCAACCGCGACGCAACAATTCAACGGGTCACAGAACTTAAAATGGAGAGGAGCATCCGTATGCTTCGTCTGACACCAGATATGCTCTCATATATGGAAAAttctaatgataataataagagTGTGTTTGAAAATATGTTTTGA
- the LOC114379341 gene encoding TMV resistance protein N-like, which produces MAWSTSSSSTPHQKHEVFLSFRGEDTRYTFTGHLHASLTRLQVNTYIDYNLQRGEEISSSLLRAIEEAKLSVVVFSKNYGNSKWCLDELLKILECKNMRGQIVLPIFYDIDPSHVRNQTGTYAEAFAKHEKHLQGQMDKVQKWRVALREAANLSGWDCSVNRMESELIEKIAKDVLEKLNRVYVGDLDQQIAKLEQLAQLQHQFLQNIPSLENVRNHRATVQRITELKMERSVRMLRLPPDMLSHLENSNNNNYFPL; this is translated from the exons ATGGCATGGTCAACTTCCTCCTCTAGCACCCCTCATCAAAAGCATGAAGTGTTCCTCAGCTTCAGAGGTGAGGACACACGCTACACCTTCACTGGGCACCTTCATGCCTCTTTAACAAGACTCCAAGTCAACACATACATTGACTACAACCTTCAGAGAGGTGAAGAGATATCATCCTCACTTCTTAGGGCCATTGAGGAGGCAAAACTCTCAGTCGTTGTTTTCTCCAAAAACTATGGAAATTCCAAGTGGTGTCTTGATGAGCTTCTGAAAATACTTGAATGTAAGAATATGAGGGGGCAGATTGTGTTGCCAATTTTCTATGACATTGATCCCTCGCACGTGCGCAACCAGACGGGAACGTATGCTGAGGCATTTGCTAAACATGAGAAACACTTGCAGGGTCAAATGGACAAGGTGCAAAAGTGGAGGGTGGCTCTCAGAGAAGCAGCTAATCTCTCTGGTTGGGATTGCTCTGTCAACag GATGGAGTCTGAACTAATCGAGAAAATTGCAAAGGATGTATTAGAAAAACTAAATCGAGTATACGTTGGCGACCTAGATCAGCAGATTGCAAAGTTAGAGCAACTTGCACAGCTTCAGCATCAATTTTTGCAAAACATACCTTCTTTGGAAAATGTGAGAAATCATAGAGCAACTGTTCAGCGTATCACGGAACTTAAAATGGAGAGAAGTGTCCGCATGCTTCGCCTCCCTCCCGACATGCTTTCACATTTGGAGaattcaaacaataataattattttcctttgtaa
- the LOC114379369 gene encoding TMV resistance protein N-like codes for MAGSSSSSTSNTTPQKHEVFVSFRTEDTGKTFTSHLSGALERVDIKTYVDNNNLERGEEIPTTLVRAIEEAKLSIIVFSKNYAASKWCLDELLKILECGRAKRQIIVPVFYDIDPSDVRSQRGTYAEAFAKHERNFNEKKKVLEWKNGLVEAANYAGWDCKVNRTEFEIVEEIVKDALEKLDRANVSDLDRHINKMEQLARLQHQFYEDIRTYENMLKRDATVQRVTELKMERSIRLLRLTPDMLSHLGNSSTNDFF; via the exons ATGGCAGGGTCATCCTCCTCCTCCACCTCCAATACTACTCCACAAAAGCACGAGGTGTTCGTTAGCTTTAGAACTGAGGACACAGGCAAGACATTCACAAGTCATCTTAGTGGTGCTTTGGAAAGAGTAGATATCAAAACCTATGTAGATAACAATAATCTTGAGAGAGGAGAGGAAATACCCACAACCCTTGTTAGGGCTATTGAGGAAGCAAAGCTCTCCATCATTGTTTTCTCTAAGAACTATGCGGCTTCTAAGTGGTGTTTGGATGAGCTCCTGAAAATACTTGAGTGTGGAAGGGCCAAAAGGCAAATTATAGTGCCTGTTTTCTATGATATAGATCCTTCTGATGTGAGGAGTCAGAGGGGCACCTATGCTGAGGCATTTGCCAAACATGAGcgaaattttaatgaaaagaaGAAGGTACTAGAATGGAAGAATGGTTTGGTAGAAGCAGCCAATTATGCTGGTTGGGATTGCAAGGTCAACAG GAcagaatttgaaattgttgaggAAATTGTCAAGGATGCGCTGGAAAAGCTAGATCGCGCGAACGTTAGTGACCTGGATCGCCATATCAATAAAATGGAGCAACTTGCACGACTTCAACATCAATTCTATGAGGACATACGTACTTATGAAAATATGCTAAAACGTGATGCGACCGTACAACGTGTCACAGAACTTAAAATGGAGAGAAGTATCCGTTTGCTTCGTCTCACGccagatatgctctcccatttggGAAATTCAAGCACTAATGACTTTTTTTGA
- the LOC114379350 gene encoding toll/interleukin-1 receptor-like protein: MAWSSSSSSTSNTPPQKHEVFISFRSEDTRKTFTSHLNAALERLDIKTYLDNNNLDRGEEIPTTLVRAIEEAKLSVIVFSKNYADSKWCLDELLKILEFGRAKTLIIMPVFYDIDPSDVRNQRGTYAEAFDKHERYFQEKKKLQEWRKGLVEAANYSGWDCDVNRTESEIVEEIAKDVLEKLNRANVSDLDRQITKYEQLAQLQHQYFMCIPSLENCQNHRATVQRITELKMERSMRLLRLTPDMLSHMKNSRADEYNIFSPF; encoded by the exons ATGGCATGGtcatcctcctcctcctccacctcCAATACTCCTCCACAAAAGCATGAGGTGTTCATTAGTTTTAGAAGTGAAGACACCCGCAAGACATTCACCAGCCATCTTAATGCTGCTTTGGAAAGATTAGATATCAAAACCTACTTAGACAACAATAATCTAGATAGAGGAGAGGAAATACCCACAACCCTTGTTAGGGCCATCGAGGAAGCAAAGCTATCCGTCATTGTTTTCTCTAAAAACTATGCGGATTCTAAGTGGTGTTTGGATGAGCTCCTAAAAATACTTGAGTTTGGAAGGGCTAAAACTCTAATTATAATGCCTGTTTTCTATGACATAGATCCTTCTGATGTGAGGAATCAGAGGGGAACCTATGCTGAGGCATTTGATAAACATGagagatattttcaggaaaagAAGAAGCTGCAAGAATGGAGGAAAGGTTTGGTAGAAGCAGCCAATTATTCTGGTTGGGACTGCGACGTCAACAG GACAGAATCTGAAATTGTTGAGGAAATTGCCAAGGACGTGCTAGAAAAGCTTAATCGTGCGAACGTCAGTGACCTAGATCGTCAGATAACTAAGTACGAGCAACTTGCACAACTTCAGCATCAATATTTTATGTGCATACCTTCTTTGGAAAATTGTCAAAATCATCGAGCAACGGTTCAACGCATCACAGAACTTAAAATGGAGAGAAGTATGCGTTTGCTTCGTCTGACACCAGACATGCTCTCGCATATGAAAAATTCAAGAGCTGatgaatataatattttctctccattttaa